The following proteins come from a genomic window of Pseudomonas putida:
- a CDS encoding lipopolysaccharide kinase InaA family protein, which yields MRLSELKDAGRSPSLPLSISLADAAGNAELQLLSLLRVLPGQRYVGAGVWRGTPVLAKLLVGANAARHFQRELEGVRLLAEQGLTTPKLLADGLKEGEGGWLLFEFLDGAESLADAWDEVANLPVLADEQHLVLGEALTAVAQMHAKGLWQEDLHLDNLLRHGGKLYLIDGAGIKAETPGQQLSRPRVLENLGVFFAQLPKRLEPFIEELLVHYLLANAEHALPMEALQKQVDKVRNWRLKDYLEKAGRECTLFSVERSLSGLRAIRRSEVQAMLPVLEQADTLIDQGHLYKTGGAASVARVEVGGRSLVLKRYNIKNTAHWFKRFWRPSRAWHSWIEGHRLEFLGIATPRPLAVLEQRVMGLRSRAYLVTEHVDGPDLTACFAPYVENGEAPEEQVDALVEVMQQLIRERISHGDFKGHNLFWHNGQWSLIDLDAMCQHATGLSFAPAYARDRARLLRNWPSSSALHQRLDRLLPRLGE from the coding sequence ATGCGTTTGTCTGAATTGAAAGATGCCGGGCGCAGCCCTTCACTGCCGCTCTCGATCAGCTTGGCCGACGCCGCTGGCAACGCCGAACTGCAGCTGCTCAGCCTGCTGCGCGTGTTGCCAGGCCAGCGCTATGTCGGTGCCGGTGTATGGCGCGGTACGCCGGTGTTGGCCAAGTTGCTGGTGGGCGCTAACGCCGCGCGCCATTTCCAACGGGAGCTGGAGGGTGTGAGGTTGCTGGCCGAACAGGGCCTGACAACGCCAAAGCTGCTTGCCGATGGGCTCAAGGAAGGTGAGGGTGGCTGGCTGCTGTTCGAGTTCCTCGACGGCGCCGAAAGCCTGGCCGATGCCTGGGACGAGGTGGCAAACCTGCCGGTGCTGGCCGACGAACAGCACCTGGTGCTTGGCGAAGCGCTGACTGCCGTGGCGCAGATGCATGCCAAGGGCCTCTGGCAGGAAGATTTGCACCTGGACAACCTGTTGCGTCACGGCGGCAAGCTGTACCTGATCGATGGCGCTGGCATCAAGGCCGAAACACCAGGCCAGCAGCTGTCGCGTCCGCGTGTGCTGGAAAACCTCGGGGTTTTCTTCGCCCAATTGCCCAAGCGCCTGGAGCCGTTCATCGAAGAGCTGCTGGTGCATTACCTGTTGGCCAATGCCGAGCACGCGTTGCCGATGGAAGCGTTACAGAAGCAGGTGGACAAGGTGCGGAACTGGCGCCTCAAGGATTACCTGGAGAAGGCCGGCCGCGAATGCACACTGTTCAGCGTCGAGCGCAGCCTTTCGGGCTTGCGGGCGATTCGCCGCAGCGAAGTCCAGGCCATGCTGCCGGTGCTGGAACAGGCCGATACATTGATCGACCAAGGCCACCTGTACAAGACAGGCGGGGCGGCCAGCGTGGCGCGTGTCGAGGTGGGTGGGCGCTCACTGGTACTCAAGCGCTACAACATCAAGAACACTGCGCATTGGTTCAAGCGTTTCTGGCGCCCGAGCCGGGCCTGGCACTCCTGGATTGAAGGCCACCGCCTGGAGTTCCTGGGCATCGCCACGCCGCGCCCTTTGGCAGTGCTGGAGCAGCGCGTCATGGGGCTGCGCAGCCGGGCGTACTTGGTCACCGAACATGTCGATGGCCCGGACCTCACCGCGTGCTTCGCCCCTTATGTGGAAAACGGCGAGGCGCCAGAAGAGCAAGTCGATGCCCTGGTGGAAGTGATGCAGCAACTGATCCGCGAGCGTATCAGCCATGGCGACTTCAAGGGCCACAACCTGTTCTGGCACAACGGCCAATGGTCCTTGATCGACCTTGACGCCATGTGCCAGCACGCCACCGGGCTCAGCTTTGCCCCGGCCTACGCCCGTGATCGGGCGCGGCTGCTGCGCAACTGGCCGAGCAGCAGTGCCTTGCATCAGCGGCTCGACCGGTTGTTGCCAAGGCTCGGCGAGTAG
- a CDS encoding lipopolysaccharide kinase InaA family protein — protein sequence MTDYLASADLALLKRHGLNDFEALWALQLDAVDEPNTGRGGWSSVYRLELEGKGYYLKRQSDYLTRTLHRPFGEPTFAREFRNISRYQKLHIPALQAVFYGERKHAGQHRAILLTRALDEWSDLESLLGQWPQLSDVERNGILQACGQLARTLHSAGQVHGCFYPKHIFLRQRREGWDAQLIDLEKTRPLLFGMRDRLKDLEPLLRRARAWSEADVRKLLAAYLAQPADSALVGTWLQRLTQRRREKEAR from the coding sequence ATGACCGATTACCTGGCCAGCGCGGACCTCGCGCTGCTCAAACGCCATGGCCTGAATGACTTCGAAGCACTGTGGGCGCTGCAGCTCGATGCCGTGGACGAACCCAATACCGGTCGTGGCGGCTGGAGCAGCGTCTATCGCCTGGAGCTCGAGGGCAAAGGGTATTACCTCAAGCGCCAGAGCGACTACCTGACCCGCACTTTGCATCGCCCATTTGGCGAGCCGACTTTCGCCCGTGAGTTCCGCAACATCAGCCGTTACCAGAAGCTGCATATCCCGGCCCTGCAGGCGGTGTTCTACGGTGAGCGCAAGCATGCGGGCCAGCACCGGGCGATTCTGCTCACCCGTGCTCTGGATGAATGGAGCGACCTGGAAAGCCTGCTGGGCCAGTGGCCGCAGCTCAGTGACGTTGAGCGCAACGGCATCCTCCAGGCCTGTGGCCAGCTGGCGCGCACGCTGCACAGCGCCGGCCAGGTGCATGGCTGCTTCTACCCCAAGCACATCTTCCTGCGCCAGCGCCGCGAAGGCTGGGACGCGCAATTGATCGACCTGGAGAAGACCCGGCCACTGCTGTTCGGCATGCGTGATCGCCTGAAGGACCTGGAGCCGCTACTGCGCCGCGCCCGGGCCTGGAGCGAAGCGGATGTGCGCAAGCTGCTGGCCGCCTATCTTGCCCAGCCGGCCGACAGCGCACTGGTCGGCACCTGGTTGCAGCGCCTGACGCAACGACGTCGTGAAAAAGAGGCCCGCTGA
- a CDS encoding lipopolysaccharide kinase InaA family protein, which yields MAGWTLAAGYEQLAADFGSLDAVFALQGERLTRDPLSEVVRVERDGVNYYVKRYTGAGKHMRRYLGRPRIKAEWQNLKQFAKWDIPTAEVVAWGLERNGLAFGRGAMITRELPRTEDLSALAERNDPRLADRAWVEHISQQLARHTRVMHEHHFAHNDLKWRNLLVDDRGTLFFIDCPTGDFWRGFMWRHRLIKDLACLDKVAKYHLTATQRLRFYLQYRERQRLNARDKRRIRQVLSFFEGRE from the coding sequence ATGGCGGGTTGGACACTGGCGGCTGGCTACGAACAGCTGGCGGCGGACTTCGGCAGTCTCGATGCAGTGTTTGCCCTGCAGGGTGAACGCCTGACCCGTGACCCGCTCAGCGAAGTGGTCCGCGTCGAGCGTGACGGGGTCAACTATTACGTCAAGCGGTACACCGGCGCCGGCAAGCACATGCGCCGTTATCTCGGCCGGCCGCGCATCAAGGCCGAATGGCAGAACCTCAAGCAGTTCGCCAAATGGGACATCCCGACCGCTGAAGTTGTGGCCTGGGGTCTGGAGCGCAATGGCCTGGCATTTGGCCGTGGCGCGATGATCACTCGCGAGCTGCCACGCACCGAAGACTTGTCGGCGCTGGCTGAGCGTAATGATCCGCGCCTGGCCGATCGCGCCTGGGTCGAGCACATCAGCCAACAGCTGGCGCGCCATACCCGGGTCATGCATGAGCACCATTTCGCCCACAACGACCTTAAGTGGCGCAACCTGTTGGTCGATGACCGGGGCACGCTATTCTTCATCGACTGCCCGACCGGTGACTTCTGGCGCGGCTTCATGTGGCGCCACCGGCTGATCAAGGACCTGGCATGCCTGGACAAGGTCGCCAAATACCACCTGACGGCGACTCAGCGTCTGCGCTTCTATTTGCAGTACCGCGAGCGCCAGCGCCTGAATGCGCGCGACAAGCGGCGGATCCGTCAGGTACTGAGCTTCTTCGAGGGAAGGGAATGA